One window of Litoribacterium kuwaitense genomic DNA carries:
- a CDS encoding DNA polymerase IV, protein MTKVAETVIFLVDIQSFYASVEHAERPELRGKPLVVSGDPQRRSGVILAACPLAKKKGVQNAERLFEALQKCPEATVVKPRMQKYLDVSMQITRILEEFTDQVEPYSIDEQFMDVTASQRLFGEPEEMATQVQQRIAQDTGVYARIGIGHNKVMAKMACDNFAKASQTGRFHLHQGNLQTKLWPLPVGAAFGVGRRMERHLKRMGLRTIGALANYPLPYLKKRWGINGHVLWMTANGMDASPVVTRSHARAQKAIGHGMTLPRDYHSWQDIKVIILELCEEVCRRARASGVMGLTVSAGARGADFDAPSGFHRQQTLTEATNYTMDVYNAALDLFRTFWDRRPIRQVHISLSQLQSDQVWQLSLFQDREKQFKLGYVMDDIRDRFGPISIMRASSLTQAGQVKDRAKKIGGHYR, encoded by the coding sequence ATGACAAAAGTAGCTGAAACGGTCATCTTTCTTGTCGATATTCAGTCATTTTATGCCTCTGTTGAACACGCCGAACGCCCTGAGTTACGCGGGAAGCCCCTCGTCGTGTCCGGAGACCCGCAACGCCGAAGCGGTGTCATTTTGGCAGCTTGCCCCCTGGCGAAAAAAAAAGGCGTTCAAAATGCGGAGCGCCTCTTTGAAGCTTTGCAAAAATGCCCAGAAGCGACTGTCGTCAAACCGCGGATGCAAAAATACCTTGATGTGTCCATGCAAATCACGCGCATTTTGGAAGAATTCACTGATCAAGTAGAGCCTTATTCGATTGATGAACAATTTATGGATGTCACTGCAAGTCAACGATTATTCGGGGAACCTGAAGAGATGGCGACTCAAGTTCAACAACGGATCGCTCAAGACACAGGCGTGTATGCCCGGATCGGGATTGGGCACAACAAAGTCATGGCAAAAATGGCTTGTGATAACTTCGCTAAAGCTTCCCAAACCGGTCGTTTTCACTTGCACCAAGGGAACTTGCAAACGAAGCTGTGGCCGCTTCCTGTCGGCGCTGCTTTTGGTGTCGGCCGCCGCATGGAACGACATTTAAAGCGTATGGGGCTGCGAACGATTGGGGCACTAGCGAATTACCCTCTCCCCTATTTGAAAAAACGCTGGGGGATCAACGGGCACGTTCTTTGGATGACTGCGAATGGGATGGACGCCTCCCCTGTTGTCACCCGCTCACATGCCCGCGCGCAAAAAGCCATCGGTCACGGGATGACGTTGCCACGCGACTACCATTCGTGGCAAGACATCAAAGTCATTATTCTGGAGCTTTGCGAGGAAGTTTGCCGGCGGGCTAGAGCTTCCGGCGTCATGGGCTTAACCGTCTCCGCAGGAGCTCGTGGTGCTGATTTTGATGCTCCTAGCGGCTTTCATCGCCAACAAACACTCACTGAAGCAACCAATTACACAATGGATGTGTATAACGCCGCGCTCGACCTGTTTCGCACATTTTGGGATCGTCGCCCGATCCGCCAGGTTCATATTAGCCTTTCACAGCTACAAAGCGACCAAGTCTGGCAGCTGAGCCTTTTTCAGGATCGGGAAAAGCAATTTAAGCTTGGGTATGTGATGGACGACATCCGTGACCGTTTTGGCCCGATCTCTATTATGAGGGCTTCTTCTCTAACCCAAGCCGGGCAAGTCAAAGACCGCGCGAAGAAAATAGGAGGACATTACCGATGA
- a CDS encoding GNAT family N-acetyltransferase, whose product MQFKPITSEDIQAIIQLWNETLNETFPMRAALFVQNTFEDPNWLPEGSRGAWKNDELVGIVTAKRWQEGDAIPAYQSMGWIQALLVKREHRNKGIGTALLRHAEAALVRAGATDLYIGRDPGDFFPGWPAEDEMATAWLERLGYENEGRVFDLKRTEPGPVVEAVFPDHVEARTLTADEADRFIAFLDREFPGRWAYEARKYFAAGGTGEDYMVLLDQGDIVGFARMNGGKTPIIGQNVYWAPLFAGSLGGVGPLGVAKHVRGKGYGKNIISAAVNHVQATGVKYQVIDWTGHEGLYEKWGFTPYKYYALYGKRVRP is encoded by the coding sequence ATGCAATTTAAGCCGATTACTTCGGAAGATATCCAAGCCATTATTCAATTATGGAATGAAACACTAAATGAAACGTTTCCAATGCGCGCGGCATTGTTTGTACAAAATACATTTGAAGATCCAAATTGGCTTCCTGAGGGGTCTCGTGGGGCATGGAAGAATGACGAATTGGTCGGAATCGTCACGGCAAAACGATGGCAGGAAGGCGATGCGATCCCAGCGTATCAATCTATGGGCTGGATTCAAGCTTTATTGGTCAAACGAGAGCATCGCAACAAAGGAATTGGAACAGCATTGCTTAGGCATGCGGAAGCAGCGCTCGTTCGTGCTGGTGCAACAGACCTTTATATCGGCCGTGACCCTGGAGACTTTTTCCCTGGGTGGCCTGCTGAAGATGAGATGGCGACGGCTTGGTTGGAAAGGCTTGGTTACGAGAATGAGGGGCGCGTTTTCGATTTAAAACGAACAGAGCCAGGGCCAGTCGTAGAAGCAGTATTTCCAGATCATGTGGAGGCTCGGACATTGACAGCTGACGAGGCGGATAGGTTTATTGCCTTTTTAGACCGTGAATTCCCGGGGCGGTGGGCTTATGAGGCGCGGAAATACTTTGCTGCAGGAGGAACGGGAGAAGACTATATGGTGCTTCTGGATCAAGGTGACATCGTCGGTTTCGCTCGTATGAATGGTGGAAAAACACCCATCATTGGACAAAATGTGTATTGGGCACCGTTATTTGCTGGCTCGCTTGGAGGTGTTGGACCACTTGGAGTAGCAAAACATGTGCGAGGCAAGGGTTATGGTAAAAACATCATCTCAGCTGCTGTTAACCACGTGCAAGCAACGGGAGTGAAGTACCAAGTGATTGACTGGACTGGACATGAAGGCTTATACGAGAAATGGGGATTTACCCCTTATAAATATTACGCCTTGTATGGAAAGCGGGTTAGGCCATGA
- a CDS encoding N-acetylglucosamine kinase, protein MTILLGIDGGGTKTTGRLVDVNSGFLAERTVGPTNPSSRLRKDVENELALLIKQLLAATRIPPSDVSACFAGVAGASRPDIQQWLTQTIDTMLGSRGVTRAGHDGVNALFSGTNGHPGIVHIAGTGSLTYGISQQGSEARAGGWGYLLGDVGSGFSLGQAAMKAVLDAHDGVGPATALREKLCQVVGVEAPGPGFIEWVYDHADVKTRLASLAPFVFEAAEEGDAVAHRILSHAGQAMGRAVGAVMTHLNMTGGASTVPVVLAGSVAKRTEWLVPAASAELHRTCGGEVSWILPEDPPVAGAVFAAHNLFYSDGKMLTHLND, encoded by the coding sequence ATGACGATTTTGTTAGGCATAGATGGTGGAGGTACGAAAACGACAGGACGTTTAGTTGATGTGAATAGTGGTTTTCTTGCTGAGCGAACGGTAGGGCCTACCAATCCGAGCAGTCGTTTGCGGAAGGATGTTGAAAATGAGCTTGCTTTGCTTATCAAGCAACTGTTAGCTGCCACGCGGATTCCACCCTCTGATGTTTCAGCATGTTTTGCAGGTGTGGCTGGCGCCAGTCGCCCTGACATCCAACAGTGGCTGACACAGACGATCGACACCATGCTTGGCAGTCGAGGCGTCACAAGAGCAGGTCATGACGGAGTGAATGCACTCTTTTCAGGGACAAATGGACATCCTGGCATCGTGCATATTGCAGGGACAGGTTCGCTAACGTACGGTATTTCTCAACAGGGTAGTGAAGCACGAGCTGGTGGGTGGGGTTACCTTTTAGGTGATGTTGGGAGCGGATTTTCTCTTGGACAGGCTGCGATGAAAGCGGTATTGGACGCTCATGATGGTGTCGGCCCAGCTACTGCACTTCGTGAAAAGCTATGCCAAGTCGTTGGTGTTGAAGCTCCTGGGCCCGGTTTTATTGAATGGGTGTATGATCATGCCGATGTGAAGACACGTTTAGCTTCTTTGGCGCCCTTCGTTTTTGAAGCAGCAGAAGAAGGCGATGCAGTGGCGCATCGTATTTTAAGTCATGCAGGACAAGCGATGGGGCGTGCAGTTGGCGCCGTTATGACACATCTAAACATGACAGGGGGCGCGTCAACTGTTCCTGTCGTCCTTGCCGGAAGTGTGGCAAAACGCACAGAATGGCTCGTGCCAGCAGCGAGTGCTGAGCTCCATCGTACATGTGGTGGTGAGGTCTCGTGGATCCTGCCTGAGGACCCGCCAGTGGCTGGTGCCGTTTTTGCTGCTCACAACCTCTTTTATTCAGATGGTAAGATGCTTACTCATTTGAACGACTGA
- a CDS encoding gamma-glutamyltransferase family protein yields MLSMPLYYPYASKRHVTYAHNGMVATSQPLAAQAGITVMQAGGNAIDAAIATAATLTVVEPTSNGIGGDAFAIVWAKGQLHGMNASGQSPSLLSLDVLPEENGRKTIPAHGWTPITVPGAPAGWAALHKRFGKLPFAKVLEPAIHYAKQGFPISPVLGYHWERAVTAFEKVLTKEAFAEWCAVFAPEKRAPAIGALWSSPRHAASLQEIADSYADSLYSGSLADKIDQASREAGGYIRKSDLKEMAVEWVDPISVNYRGYQVWELPPNGQGIATLMALQMLQGDTFSETRSEKDLHVQIEAMKYAFRDTQAQVTDSRMMHVTTEQLLSKAYAQSRRALICEEAADPQAGELSTSGTVYLATADHEGNMVSFIQSNYMGFGSGIVVPGTGISLQNRGHDFSTDPSHPNVLAPKKRTYHTIIPGFITKNEQPIGPFGVMGGYMQPQGHLQVILNLLDYKLNPQAALDAPRWQWIKEKNVLVEQQMDAAIIESLVRRGHQVDIAPTSYSFGRGQIILRNCETGVLSGGTEMRTDGHIAVY; encoded by the coding sequence ATGCTGTCGATGCCACTGTATTATCCATACGCTTCAAAGAGACATGTGACCTATGCACATAATGGAATGGTCGCAACATCACAACCGCTTGCCGCACAGGCCGGAATTACTGTGATGCAGGCAGGAGGAAATGCAATTGACGCTGCGATCGCTACTGCCGCAACATTGACCGTCGTTGAGCCTACGTCAAACGGAATCGGGGGCGACGCATTTGCTATTGTATGGGCAAAGGGTCAGTTACATGGGATGAATGCAAGTGGGCAATCCCCTTCCTTATTATCTCTTGATGTTTTACCTGAGGAAAACGGCCGTAAAACGATTCCGGCTCATGGATGGACACCAATCACTGTCCCAGGCGCGCCAGCAGGCTGGGCAGCATTACATAAGCGATTTGGAAAATTGCCATTTGCAAAAGTGTTAGAGCCTGCAATTCACTATGCAAAGCAAGGTTTCCCGATATCGCCGGTATTAGGCTATCACTGGGAGCGTGCTGTCACTGCGTTCGAAAAAGTGCTTACAAAAGAAGCCTTTGCTGAATGGTGCGCTGTGTTTGCACCTGAAAAACGTGCGCCAGCCATCGGAGCCCTTTGGTCTTCACCGCGCCACGCCGCTTCATTGCAAGAGATTGCTGATTCATATGCAGATTCTCTTTACTCAGGAAGTCTTGCAGACAAAATCGATCAGGCGTCAAGGGAAGCTGGAGGGTATATTCGTAAATCTGACCTTAAAGAGATGGCTGTAGAATGGGTAGATCCCATTTCGGTCAATTATCGAGGCTATCAAGTGTGGGAGCTTCCACCGAATGGACAAGGGATTGCCACACTAATGGCACTACAAATGTTACAAGGTGATACATTTAGTGAAACACGCTCTGAGAAAGATCTTCATGTACAAATTGAAGCGATGAAGTACGCTTTTCGTGATACGCAGGCGCAAGTGACAGATTCACGTATGATGCATGTGACGACAGAGCAATTGCTTTCAAAAGCATATGCGCAATCACGCCGAGCGCTCATTTGCGAGGAGGCAGCTGATCCTCAAGCTGGTGAGCTGTCGACAAGCGGAACGGTTTACTTAGCAACTGCGGATCATGAAGGAAATATGGTTTCTTTCATTCAGAGCAATTACATGGGCTTTGGGTCAGGTATTGTCGTACCGGGGACGGGAATCTCGCTGCAAAACCGGGGGCACGATTTTTCGACCGATCCAAGTCATCCCAATGTGCTAGCACCGAAAAAGCGAACATACCACACGATCATTCCTGGATTTATTACGAAAAATGAGCAGCCAATCGGCCCTTTTGGAGTCATGGGGGGATACATGCAGCCGCAGGGACACCTTCAGGTTATTTTGAATTTACTTGATTACAAACTTAATCCTCAAGCTGCTTTAGATGCACCACGCTGGCAATGGATAAAGGAAAAGAATGTATTGGTTGAACAGCAAATGGATGCAGCGATCATTGAATCTTTGGTACGCCGAGGACATCAGGTCGACATTGCCCCAACATCGTATAGCTTTGGGCGTGGTCAAATCATATTAAGAAATTGCGAAACGGGTGTGTTATCTGGGGGAACTGAAATGAGGACAGATGGGCATATCGCTGTATATTAA
- the mreB gene encoding rod shape-determining protein — protein sequence MFARDIGIDLGTANVLIHVKGKGIVLNEPSVVAVDTQTGRALAVGEEARRMVGRTPGHIVAHRPLKDGVIADFDITEMMLRHFIHQTNVKGFLSKPRMLICCPTNITSVEQKAIREAAEKSGGKKIFLEEEPKVAAIGAGMEIYQPSGNMVVDIGGGTTDVAVLSMGDIVTSSSIKMAGDRLDAEILAHIKRTYKLLIGERTAEDIKMKIATVFRGSRKEEMDIRGRDLVNGLPRTITVYSDEIEEALREHVDMIVQASKAVLERTPPELSADIIDRGVILTGGGALLHGIDQLLAEELKVPVFIADNPMDCVAQGTGMILESIEKYRSDISTKKEHGCSKKLY from the coding sequence ATGTTTGCAAGAGATATCGGCATTGATTTAGGTACAGCGAATGTACTGATCCACGTAAAGGGGAAAGGCATCGTGCTAAACGAACCATCTGTCGTGGCGGTTGATACACAGACAGGTCGGGCGTTAGCTGTAGGAGAAGAAGCACGGCGGATGGTCGGGCGGACACCAGGACATATTGTGGCGCACCGTCCTCTTAAGGATGGCGTGATCGCAGATTTTGACATTACTGAGATGATGCTAAGGCATTTTATTCATCAAACGAATGTGAAAGGCTTCTTATCGAAGCCAAGAATGTTAATTTGCTGCCCTACGAACATTACTTCTGTGGAGCAAAAAGCCATCAGAGAAGCAGCGGAGAAAAGCGGAGGGAAAAAAATATTTCTTGAGGAAGAGCCGAAAGTCGCGGCCATTGGCGCAGGTATGGAAATATATCAGCCTAGTGGAAATATGGTTGTTGACATCGGGGGCGGAACAACAGATGTTGCGGTACTTTCCATGGGAGATATTGTGACCTCTTCATCGATTAAAATGGCGGGTGACCGGCTCGATGCGGAAATCTTAGCGCACATTAAACGTACATACAAGCTCTTAATCGGTGAACGAACAGCAGAAGACATAAAAATGAAGATTGCTACTGTATTCAGAGGATCACGTAAGGAAGAAATGGATATTCGTGGACGAGATTTAGTCAATGGTCTGCCTCGCACCATCACCGTGTACTCCGATGAAATTGAAGAAGCGTTGCGTGAGCATGTCGACATGATTGTACAAGCCTCTAAAGCGGTCCTTGAACGGACGCCTCCAGAGCTTTCAGCAGACATCATTGACCGTGGTGTCATTCTGACTGGCGGTGGGGCTCTCCTTCACGGTATTGATCAATTGTTGGCGGAAGAGCTAAAAGTACCCGTGTTTATTGCCGATAATCCAATGGACTGTGTTGCACAAGGCACAGGCATGATTTTGGAATCGATTGAAAAATACCGCAGCGATATTTCAACTAAGAAGGAGCATGGATGCTCAAAGAAACTTTATTAA
- a CDS encoding flagellar hook-basal body protein has translation MFKGFYTAASSMVAQQRQLEMMSNNLSNVNTPGYKTDKGALRAFPELLLERMGEKQHPVMNRQLPTRTPVGALNTGVYLQETMPMFSQGDIEETGRDVDLAIFHHDSLPDEAGAVLFTVQNEAGEPRYTRNGSLQVDGDGFLVTAEGRYLLNTENAPIQVAPGSFQVSSDGVVTDSAGNVSTLNMAYSADPQAELVREGNGLWRAEGGALAQATVGFSVLQGSVERSNVNLNETMTGMMEAYRMFEAGQRVVRAYDQSMGKAVNDVGKIG, from the coding sequence ATGTTTAAGGGATTTTATACCGCCGCTTCCTCTATGGTAGCTCAGCAGCGTCAGCTAGAGATGATGTCCAACAACTTGAGCAACGTGAACACGCCAGGCTACAAAACAGACAAGGGTGCCTTGCGTGCTTTTCCTGAATTGCTCTTAGAGCGGATGGGTGAGAAACAGCATCCGGTCATGAATCGGCAACTCCCAACCCGCACACCAGTAGGTGCCTTAAACACGGGTGTTTACTTACAAGAAACAATGCCTATGTTTTCACAAGGAGACATTGAAGAAACTGGTCGTGATGTTGACTTGGCTATTTTTCATCATGATTCTCTGCCTGATGAAGCTGGAGCGGTGTTATTTACTGTGCAGAATGAAGCAGGCGAGCCAAGGTACACTCGTAACGGAAGCCTTCAGGTTGACGGAGACGGCTTTCTCGTTACTGCGGAAGGGCGCTATCTATTAAACACGGAAAACGCGCCAATTCAGGTTGCCCCGGGGTCCTTTCAAGTGAGTTCGGACGGCGTGGTGACGGACAGCGCAGGAAATGTATCCACGTTGAATATGGCATACAGCGCCGATCCTCAAGCCGAGCTTGTACGTGAAGGAAACGGTTTATGGCGTGCAGAAGGCGGTGCGCTTGCGCAAGCAACGGTAGGGTTTTCAGTGCTCCAAGGCTCGGTTGAACGATCTAATGTTAACTTGAACGAAACGATGACCGGCATGATGGAGGCATACCGCATGTTTGAAGCCGGACAACGGGTTGTTCGTGCATATGACCAGAGCATGGGCAAGGCGGTTAATGACGTAGGAAAAATCGGTTAA
- a CDS encoding M23 family metallopeptidase, translating into MREEEKQTSGQSKWKQLTKKRWFYPAVYLASAAVILTSVFWMQDNALEEAQDAQNEDFSVNDPMFDEDAVEVTNSTEHFVMPAREDVAVIVAKDFYEASASQEEQEEALVMHNNTYYPNTGVDLATENGESFEVLAALSGTVTRAEKDDLFGNVVEVDHGEGVETYYHSLSEVQVQEGDTVKQSDVIGSAGQNEFNQESGVHLHFEVRKDGEPINPLSVIDKELAVLVESGMNKEDESVPEEQSSEEDADNREENEDSASEPADEESSNEEDQQEENEEELFEEQDENSDASSSDDERDEEEEDPDQ; encoded by the coding sequence ATGAGAGAGGAAGAAAAACAAACGTCAGGTCAATCCAAATGGAAACAGCTGACAAAAAAACGTTGGTTTTACCCTGCCGTTTATTTAGCAAGTGCAGCCGTCATTTTAACATCTGTCTTCTGGATGCAAGATAATGCATTGGAAGAAGCACAGGATGCTCAAAATGAAGACTTCTCAGTGAATGACCCGATGTTCGATGAAGATGCCGTAGAAGTGACAAATTCAACTGAACATTTTGTCATGCCGGCTCGTGAAGATGTAGCCGTTATTGTTGCCAAGGATTTCTATGAAGCAAGTGCCTCCCAAGAAGAACAGGAAGAAGCTCTCGTCATGCATAATAACACGTATTACCCAAACACAGGTGTTGACCTGGCTACAGAAAATGGAGAGAGCTTTGAAGTCTTAGCGGCTTTAAGCGGTACAGTTACTCGTGCAGAGAAAGATGATTTGTTTGGAAATGTTGTCGAGGTTGATCATGGTGAAGGTGTAGAAACGTATTATCATAGCTTGAGTGAAGTTCAAGTGCAAGAAGGTGATACGGTAAAACAAAGTGATGTCATCGGCTCAGCTGGTCAAAATGAGTTTAATCAGGAGTCAGGTGTGCACCTTCATTTTGAAGTTCGTAAAGATGGCGAGCCAATAAATCCTTTAAGCGTGATTGATAAAGAGCTTGCTGTACTTGTTGAAAGTGGCATGAACAAAGAAGATGAGTCAGTGCCAGAAGAACAGTCTTCTGAAGAAGATGCAGACAATCGTGAAGAAAACGAAGATTCAGCTAGTGAGCCTGCTGATGAAGAATCGTCAAACGAAGAGGATCAGCAGGAAGAAAATGAGGAAGAACTCTTTGAAGAGCAAGATGAAAATAGCGATGCTTCGTCTTCCGATGATGAAAGAGATGAAGAAGAAGAGGATCCAGATCAGTAA
- a CDS encoding Fur-regulated basic protein FbpA has product MKFLRKPSASTSHDKEHMIDFLLHSGVYKMSDGRQLYESSMDELMDAYKQHADHCWEEIYF; this is encoded by the coding sequence ATGAAGTTTCTCCGTAAACCATCCGCTAGCACATCGCACGATAAAGAGCATATGATTGACTTTCTTCTACACTCAGGAGTTTATAAAATGTCCGATGGACGCCAACTATATGAATCAAGCATGGATGAATTGATGGATGCTTACAAGCAGCATGCTGACCACTGTTGGGAGGAAATATACTTTTAA
- the spoIIID gene encoding sporulation transcriptional regulator SpoIIID — protein sequence MHDYIKERTIKIGKYIVETKKTVRVIAKEFGVSKSTVHKDLTERLPEVNAALANEVKVILDYHKSIRHLRGGEATKLKYLKDANEPNIPELIK from the coding sequence GTGCACGATTACATCAAAGAGAGGACCATCAAGATTGGAAAATATATCGTGGAGACGAAAAAGACTGTAAGGGTCATCGCCAAAGAGTTTGGGGTTTCGAAAAGCACGGTACACAAGGATTTGACTGAACGTTTGCCGGAAGTAAACGCAGCGCTGGCCAATGAAGTTAAGGTGATTTTGGACTACCACAAATCAATCCGCCATTTACGGGGAGGAGAAGCGACAAAGCTCAAGTATTTAAAAGATGCGAATGAGCCGAATATCCCAGAGCTTATTAAATAG
- a CDS encoding pyroglutamyl-peptidase I family protein translates to MRKILLTGFEPFGSFESNPTQYIAKALDKTQFGDAVVESIVLPVEFDKGPAVALKAVHDCKPDIVIATGMAAGRDRITPERVAINWGEGKTALGFRESGKLEQDGPDGLFSRLPLEELVSQLEREGIWAKISNTAGTYVCNAVMYTLLHHTSIPAGFIHVPAMDGSETSESSWPLSDLQQGMHRLVHHLVTMLEQ, encoded by the coding sequence ATGAGGAAAATTTTGCTTACAGGCTTTGAACCTTTTGGCTCCTTTGAAAGCAATCCGACACAGTACATCGCCAAAGCACTCGACAAAACGCAATTCGGTGATGCCGTTGTAGAAAGTATTGTATTGCCAGTCGAATTTGATAAAGGGCCAGCCGTAGCTCTAAAAGCGGTTCATGACTGTAAACCTGATATTGTGATTGCGACAGGAATGGCTGCGGGGCGAGATCGAATCACTCCTGAACGAGTAGCCATTAATTGGGGAGAAGGGAAAACAGCTCTTGGCTTTAGAGAATCGGGTAAGTTGGAGCAAGACGGGCCGGACGGTCTATTTTCCAGGCTTCCACTTGAAGAATTAGTTAGCCAGCTTGAACGTGAAGGGATATGGGCGAAGATTTCAAATACAGCGGGCACATATGTGTGTAATGCAGTCATGTACACACTACTTCACCATACAAGTATCCCGGCAGGATTTATTCATGTTCCTGCGATGGATGGTTCTGAGACATCGGAGTCCAGCTGGCCGCTTTCTGATCTGCAACAAGGCATGCATCGCCTTGTGCATCATCTAGTCACAATGTTAGAGCAGTGA
- a CDS encoding YolD-like family protein, which yields MNNRLQRGNLLWEGSRMFLPEHKRALLEHRKTISQPDPPHPPDEQQLEAWHYIVDEAIATGRTVRFTLFQNGFFTEQKGQMIGISTERIQCQSITGDIFSIRWQRIAKIEWA from the coding sequence ATGAACAATCGCTTACAACGAGGCAATCTACTTTGGGAGGGGAGCCGTATGTTTCTTCCAGAGCATAAACGAGCATTACTGGAGCATCGGAAGACGATTAGTCAGCCTGATCCCCCTCACCCGCCAGACGAGCAGCAGTTAGAAGCTTGGCATTACATCGTCGATGAAGCCATTGCAACCGGGCGCACTGTCCGCTTTACACTTTTTCAAAATGGCTTCTTTACTGAACAAAAAGGGCAAATGATCGGAATCAGTACCGAACGCATTCAGTGCCAATCTATCACTGGCGACATATTTTCAATTCGATGGCAACGTATCGCAAAAATTGAATGGGCATAG